Proteins encoded by one window of Channa argus isolate prfri chromosome 13, Channa argus male v1.0, whole genome shotgun sequence:
- the LOC137139083 gene encoding semaphorin-3F-like translates to MTVTMTASGAQLLLLALCVYRGSGLQQSAPRVRLSFKELMDTRAARPFSFSFNTSDYRVLLMDQDQGRLYLGSREYLVALDMHNVNKEPLIIHWPASAKRKGECQMTGKGKQGECANFVRLIEPWNRTHLYTCGTGAYQPICTFINRGWRAEDYLFRLVPGYMDSGKGKCSYDPKQESVAVLINGNLYAGVHIDFMSTDAAVFRTMGGRTAIRTEQYDSRWLNEPVFVQIQQIPDSAERNDDKLYFFFREKTLDSSSGTSPSVIARVGRVCLNDDGGQKSLVNRWTTFLKARLICSVIGDDGVETRFDELRDVFIQPTQDERNPVVYALFTTAGSVFKGSAVCVYSMADIRNVFNGPFAHKHGHNYQWTEYTGKIPYPRPGTCPGGTFTPGIRSSKNFSDEAVNFIRAHPLMFHPVYPIHRRPLVVRTGVDYRYTALVVDEVDAVDGRYEVLFLGTDRGTVQKVIVLPKDPTSMEELTLEEVEVFRTRAPVKTIKISSKRQQLYVSSDAGLTQVSLHRCGVYGRACSDCCLARDPYCAWDGESCSAFTPSTKRRSRRQDVKHGDPLRQCRGFNAKVEKRLRETVQFGVEGSSTFLECQPRSPQATIKWLFQREGRRKVLNRVAGVLKTNHGILLKSLNQSDAGLYHCLATENNFKHTVARVALRILDRDIILALTAQDEDEEPKTRHAGPYQQSSLASTPFPAEIRLINQYCQSYWEQLSPKQQQQRKRTSRRHTESQDQGLG, encoded by the exons AACTGATGGACACACGGGCTGCACGGCCCTTCAGCTTTTCCTTTAACACCAGCGACTACCGTGTGCTCCTGATGGACCAGGACCAGGGCCGGCTGTACCTGGGCAGCCGCGAGTACCTCGTGGCTTTGGACATGCACAACGTCAACAAAGAGCCACTCATA ATCCACTGGCCAGCCTCTGCTAAGAGAAAGGGAGAATGTCAGATGACAGGGAAGGGAAAACAG GGTGAATGCGCCAACTTTGTGCGATTGATAGAGCCGTGGAACCGCACCCACCTCTACACCTGTGGAACCGGGGCGTACCAACCTATCTGCACATTCATCAACAGGGGCTGGAGGGCAGAG GACTACCTGTTCAGGCTGGTCCCTGGATACATGGATTCAGGGAAAGGAAAATGTTCCTATGATCCCAAACAGGAGAGTGTTGCAGTTCTGATCA ATGGTAACCTATATGCAGGGGTCCATATTGATTTCATGAGTACGGATGCTGCTGTGTTTAGGACCATGGGAGGGAGAACAGCAATCAGGACAGAGCAGTATGACTCCAGGTGGCTCAATG AGCCCGTGTTTGTTCAGATCCAGCAGATCCCTGACAGTGCAGAAAGGAATGATGACAAACTTTACTTCTTTTTCCGTGAGAAGACTCTAGACTCCAGTAGTGGGACCAGCCCCAGCGTCATAGCCCGAGTGGGAAGAGTGTGTCTG AATGATGATGGAGGGCAGAAGTCCCTGGTGAACCGCTGGACGACGTTCCTCAAAGCTCGTCTTATCTGTTCGGTGATAGGGGACGATGGAGTGGAGACGCGGTTTGATGAACTAC GGGATGTGTTTATTCAACCCACACAGGATGAACGAAACCCTGTGGTGTACGCTCTTTTCACTACAGCAGG CTCTGTTTTCAAGGGCTCAGCAGTCTGTGTGTACTCGATGGCTGATATCCGCAACGTGTTCAATGGACCATTTGCCCACAAACACGGCCACAACTACCAATGGACAGAGTACACTGGCAAGATTCCCTACCCTCGGCCTGGAACT TGCCCGGGTGGAACCTTCACCCCTGGTATCCGTTCCTCGAAGAACTTTTCAGATGAGGCTGTAAATTTCATCAGAGCCCATCCCCTCATGTTCCATCCAGTTTATCCCATACACCGCCGCCCCCTAGTGGTGAGAACTGGTGTGGACTATCGCTACACTGCCTTGGTGGTGGATGAGGTGGATGCTGTGGATGGACGCTATGAGGTGCTCTTCCTTGGAACAG ATCGAGGCACTGTGCAAAAGGTTATCGTTTTGCCTAAAGACCCAACCAGCATGGAGGAACTCACACTAGAGGAAGTGGAGGTTTTTCGG ACCAGAGCTCCAGTCAAAACCATAAAGATATCTTCCAAAAGA CAACAGCTGTATGTGTCATCAGACGCTGGGCTGACCCAGGTGTCGCTGCACCGCTGTGGCGTCTATGGCAGGGCCTGCTCAGACTGCTGCCTGGCCCGGGACCCCTACTGTGCCTGGGATGGAGAGAGCTGCTCTGCATTTACTCCATCCACCAAGAG GAGGAGCAGAAGACAGGACGTTAAACATGGTGATCCACTGAGGCAGTGCAGAGGCTTTAATGCCAAAG TGGAGAAACGCTTGAGAGAAACGGTGCAGTTTGGGGTGGAGGGCAGCAGTACATTCTTAGAGTGTCAACCTCGTTCTCCTCAGGCCACCATCAAGTGGCTCTTCCAGCGGGAAGGACGGAGGAAAGTG CTCAACCGTGTGGCAGGTGTTCTGAAGACCAACCATGGTATCCTCTTGAAGTCTCTTAACCAATCAGATGCTGGGCTCTACCACTGCCTTGCCACTGAGAACAactttaaacacacagtggCCCGTGTGGCGCTTCGCATCCTGGATCGAGACATCATTTTAGCTCTCACCGCTcaagatgaggatgaagagccTAAAACTCGTCATGCGGGACCTTATCAACAGTCATCCCTCGCTTCCACACCTTTCCCAGCTGAGATTAGACTAATTAACCAGTACTGCCAGTCGTACTGGGAACAACTTAGTcccaagcagcagcagcagcgcaaACGCACCAGCCGCAGGCACACAGAAAGCCAGGACCAAGGCCTCGGCTAG
- the LOC137139085 gene encoding actin nucleation-promoting factor WAS-like: MSRGSKSKAESVQSSLLSLQENEKLEDLLGRRCASMATAVAQLVMALPNSPSVWSLQHTGVVCFVKDNPQRSYFIRMFDLKTGRQVWEQELYNQILYSCPQPFFHTFAADDCQVGLNFAEQQEAEAFRNAVEEKINQRNSRQDKKQRPPPPSDRSTLPPLPSERGPPGSPGSFHMTTVDIQNPDIQSSRYRSMPTPAPASLLSSKEKKKDKKNKKKGPKLSKADIGAPSGFKHVSHVGFDPNNIDPDLWNLLSQAGISEAEMRDEKTSQLIYNVIEQSGGMEAVKREMNRTAGGPPPPPHGRQGPLPPLPGSSPSAPTPPPPRGRSGPLPPIPGQTQRGPPPSHPPPVRGGLPPPPPSGRSGPPPPPPPAHSAPSPPSLMTSHFSPSPAAHSAPPPPPPSNLQRSMGGPPPPVPSTPSRGGGGGGPPPPPPPPPPPPPPPQPIPSSDSVDFPPPPPCSGGPPPPPALSGGGGGGGGGGRGALLEQIRNKKKLRNVTESPDLPPPTTSSSGEGIVGALMMAMNKRSKVIHSSDESEDEGGDEDDEDDEWDD, encoded by the exons ATGAGCCGTGGATCTAAAAGTAAAGCAGAGAGTGTCCAGAGCTCTCTGCTGAGCCTACAGGAGAATGAGAAGTTGGAGGACTTACTGGGCAGAAGGTGTGCT TCAATGGCAACTGCAGTAGCACAGTTGGTAATGGCTCTGCCTAACAGTCCGTCCGTGTGGAGCTTGCAGCACACTGGAGTCGTCTGCTTCGTCAAAGACAACCCTCAGCGCTCCTACTTCATACGGATGTTTGATTTGAAG ACAGGGAGGCAGGTTTGGGAGCAGGAGCTCTACAACCAAATTCTTTACTCCTGCCCACAGCCATTCTTCCATACCTTTGCTGCAGAT GACTGCCAAGTGGGACTGAACTTTGCTGAGCAACAGGAAGCAGAAGCCTTCAGAAATGCGGTCGAAGAGAAGATCAACCAAAGAAACAGCCGGCAAG ACAAGAAGCAGCGACCCCCGCCACCTAGTG ACAGAAGTACCCTGCCTCCACTTCCATCTGAAAGGG GACCACCTGGAAGCCCTGGATCTTTTCACATGACCACAGTGGACATCCAAAACCCGGACATCCAGTCTTCACGCTACCGCTCGATGCCTACACCTGCTCCTGCCTCACTTCTGAGCagcaaggaaaagaaaaaagacaagaagaacaagaaaaaggGGCCCAAACTCTCCAAAGCAGACATAGGAGCACCCAGTGGTTTTAA GCATGTTTCTCACGTCGGCTTCGATCCCAACAACATTGATCCTGACCTGTGGAATCTGCTCTCTCAAGCTGGGATCAGTGAAGCTGAGATGAGGGATGAAAAGACCTCTCAGCTCATCTATAATGTCATCGAGCAGTCTGGAGGCATGGAAGCGGTCAAAAGGGAGATGAACCGAACAG CTGGTGGTCCTCCGCCACCTCCTCATGGCAGACAAGGGCCCCTGCCTCCTCTGCCAGGCTCCAGTCCTTCTGCTCCAACCCCACCACCCCCACGAGGCCGTTCAGGCCCCCTGCCTCCCATACCAGGACAGACACAGCGAGGTCCGCCACCTTCTCACCCGCCTCCAGTACGTGGAGGCTTGCCGCCACCACCTCCATCAGGCAGAAGTGGTCCCCCACCACCGCCCCCACCAGCACATTCTGCACCTTCTCCGCCATCCTTAATGACTTCTCACTTCTCACCCTCACCAGCTGCTCACAGcgcacctcctcctcctccaccgtCTAACCTACAGCGTTCCATGGGCGGCCCACCTCCTCCTGTCCCCTCCACACCCAGTCggggaggtggtggtggagggcctcctccaccaccaccccctccacctccacctccccctccaccGCAACCTATTCCATCTTCAGATTCTGTAGATTTCCCACCCCCCCCTCCCTGTTCCGGTggcccaccaccaccacctgcattgtctggaggaggaggaggaggaggaggaggaggtagaggcGCTCTGCTGGAACAGATCCGAAATAAGAAGAAGCTCAGAAAT GTGACAGAGAGCCCTGACCTACCTCCACCTACAACTTCATCATCAGGCGAAGGCATCGTTGGTGCTCTTATGATGGCCATGAATAAGAGGAGTAAAGTGATTCATTCCTCCG ATGAAAGTGAAGATGAGGGTggagatgaagatgatgaagatgacGAATGGGATGACTGA
- the LOC137139086 gene encoding sodium-coupled neutral amino acid transporter 3-like gives MELNKMNGHSRSDGFDNLAEQEEFLPHKTSAKKEKQFTDFEGKTSFGMSIFNLSNAIMGSGILGLAFAMSNTGVILFIILLLCIAILSAYSIHLLLKSAGFVGIRAYEQLGNRAFGRPGKILAACIITMHNIGAMSSYLFIVKSELPLVIQAFLGKQENTGEWFLNGNNLIIIVSVGIILPLALMKQLGYLGYTSGFSLSCMVFFLISVIYKKFNIPCQLTHENQTLANNHTDIHISDNSTDCEAKLFTINSQTAYTIPIVAFAFVCHPEVLPIYTELRHATKKRMQAVANVSILAMFVMYLLTALFGYLTFFGSVESELLHTYSRVDPLDVLILCVRLAVLIAVTLTVPVVLFPIRRALLQIFFPDKPFHWARHILIAFCCIFLVNLLVIFVPTIRDIFGIMGATTAPSLIFILPGIFYIRIVPEDQEPLMSRSKIQAACFAATGFVFMVMSLSFIIIDWVSGETRSIGAH, from the exons ATGGAGCTTAATAAGATGAATGGACATAGCAGGAGTGATGG GTTTGATAATTTGGCTGAACAAGAAGAGTTCCTCCCACATAAAACATCTGCCAAGAAGGAAAAGCAATTCACAGAT ttcGAAGGAAAGACTTCATTCGGCATGTCCATCTTTAACCTCAGTAATGCCATAATGGGCAGTGGTATTCTAGGATTGGCGTTTGCAATGTCCAACACAGGAGTCATCCTTTTTAT CATCTTGTTGCTGTGCATCGCCATTCTGTCTGCATATTCCATACACCTCTTGCTGAAAAGTGCTGGATTTGTTG gTATCCGAGCTTACGAGCAGCTTGGCAATCGGGCATTTGGCCGCCCAGGAAAAATCTTGGCTGCGTGTATCATTACAATGCACAACATTGGAG cAATGTCCAGCTACCTCTTCATTGTCAAATCTGAGCTCCCGCTGGTAATTCAAGCTTTCTTGGGTAAACAAGAGAACACAGG AGAATGGTTCTTAAATGGAAACAACTTGATCATCATTGTTAGCGTTGGCATCATCCTTCCTTTAGCACTCATGAAACAACTTG GTTACCTGGGCTATACAAGTGGCTTTTCCCTCTCTTGCATGGTGTTCTTCCTTATTTCT GTAATCTACAAGAAATTCAATATCCCGTGTCAGCTGACTCATGAAAATCAAACTCTGGCTAACAACCACACTGACATCCACATTAGTGATAATTCAACGGACTGTGAGGCCAAGCTGTTCACCATCAACTCTCAG ACGGCATACACCATCCCGATTGTGgcctttgcttttgtttgccaCCCGGAGGTGTTACCAATCTACACGGAGCTACGACA CGCCACCAAGAAACGCATGCAGGCGGTTGCCAACGTCTCCATCCTGGCCATGTTTGTTATGTACCTGCTGACTGCCCTTTTTGGTTACCTCACCTTCTTTG GTTCTGTAGAGTCTGAATTATTACACACCTACAGCCGTGTGGACCCCCTGGATGTCCTGATCCTCTGTGTGCGTCTGGCTGTGCTCATAGCCGTCACTCTGACCGTCCCTGTCGTTCTCTTTCCG ATCCGCAGGGCTTTGCTCCAGATCTTTTTCCCCGACAAGCCTTTCCACTGGGCCAGACACATCCTGATTGCATTTTGTTGCATCTTCTTGGTCAACTTGCTTGTTATCTTCGTGCCCACCATCCGCGACATCTTTGGCATCATGG GAGCCACCACTGCCCCCAGCCTGATTTTTATCCTACCCGGTATTTTCTACATCCGAATCGTTCCTGAAGACCAGGAGCCTCTTATGTCAAGATCCAAGATTCAG GCTGCATGTTTTGCCGCAACTGGATTCGTCTTTATGGTCATGAGTCTGTCATTTATCATCATCGACTGGGTGTCCGGAGAGACTCGGAGTATAGGTGCGCATTAG
- the apex2 gene encoding DNA-(apurinic or apyrimidinic site) lyase 2 — protein MKVATWNINGIRTFRGGIKKVLDSLDADVVCVQETKVTRDLLDERTAIVDGYNSYFSYSRGRSGYSGVATYCKDNATPFAAEEGLTGLLTNHEGAVGCYGDHSEFSSEELQLLDNEGRAIITQHKIMCQDEVKTVTIINVYCPRADPEKPERKQFKLQFYKLLQCRAEAILKNGSHVIVLGDVNTSHRPIDHCDPSEIEDFGENPGRKWLNGFLHDGNQEEERNEEEPNESNPTNTVKFVDTFRYFHPSRTNAFTCWSTLTGARQTNYGTRIDYIFADCQLAKNYFVGADIMPEVEGSDHCPVWGQLSCPLLSRSKPPPLCTRYLPEFAGKQQKLSRFLVKVEQTSVQPEQRDALPGSQEDGEKRENLNPFEVANISCKKRVITSDSIVPKGKKTKTIKTSSKPQGSLLSFFKPKLTNVPPAESSVADEPTLTQKVSTPAENESSITGSRLDEGTELVYNGSSQGSSSSTTEENDTQMKTKHFTCQPTLGHSNAKKGESLVFWKSVLHGPPPPPSCKVHREPCVLRTVKKEGPNMGKQFFVCGRPQGHVSNPEARCNFFAWVDKGK, from the exons ATGAAGGTCGCTACATGGAACATAAATGGCATTAGGACTTTCAGAGGCGGCATCAAAAAGGTCCTTGATTCCTTGGACGCAGATGTAGTTTGTGTTCAGGAGACCAAAGTGACAA GAGACTTGCTTGATGAAAGAACTGCAATTGTTGACGGCTACAACTCCTATTTCAGCTACAGTCGGGGACGCAGCGGTTATTCAG GAGTTGCCACCTACTGTAAGGACAATGCCACGCCATTTGCTGCTGAGGAGGGTCTCACGGGACTGTTGACTAACCATGAGGGGGCTGTTGGATGCTACGGAGACCACTCAGAGTTTTCAAGCGAGGAGCTGCAGCTTTTGGACAATGAAGGACGAGCCATCATCACACAGCACAAAATCAT GTGTCAGGATGAAGTGAAAACTGTTACTATAATAAATGTATACTGTCCCCGGGCCGACCCTGAAAAACCAGAGCGAAAGCAGTTTAAACTACAGTTCTACAAGTTGCTTCAGTGTCGAGCTGAAGCAATACTAAAAAATGGCAG ccatGTGATTGTTTTAGGAGATGTAAATACATCTCACCGGCCAATAGACCACTGTGATCCCAGTGAGATT GAGGATTTTGGGGAAAATCCTGGTAGGAAATGGCTGAATGGCTTTTTGCACGATGGCAATcaagaagaggagaggaatgAGGAGGAACCCAATGAATCAAATCCCACCAACACTGTAAAATTTGTGGATACCTTTCGGTACTTCCACCCAAGTCGCACAAACGCCTTCACATGTTGGTCCACTCTCACTGGAGCTCGACAGACCAACTATGGCACACGAATTGATTATATATTCGCTGATTGCCAGCTGgccaaaaattattttgtgggaGCAGACATTATGCCTGAGGTGGAGGGGTCAGATCACTGCCCTGTGTGGGGGCAACTGAGCTGCCCTCTGCTTTCCAGATCCAAGCCTCCTCCCCTCTGCACTCGCTACCTGCCGGAGTTTGCCGGCAAGCAGCAGAAACTGTCCCGCTTCCTTGTTAAGGTGGAGCAAACATCAGTTCAGCCTGAGCAGAGAGATGCATTACCTGGATCTCAAGAAGAcggagaaaagagggaaaatttAAACCCATTCGAAGTTGCAAACATCTCTTGTAAAAAACGGGTAATAACATCAGATTCTATTGTcccaaaggggaaaaaaacaaagactatAAAGACTTCTTCAAAGCCACAGGGTAGccttctttcatttttcaaacCTAAACTGACAAATGTTCCCCCTGCTGAATCCTCTGTTGCAGATGAACCTACCTTAACACAAAAAGTATCCACACCTGCAGAAAATGAGTCCTCCATTACAGGTAGCAGGTTAGATGAAGGTACAGAGCTTGTCTACAATGGTTCTTCACAGGGGTCTTCCAGTAGCACCACAGAGGAAAATGACACACAGATGAAGACCAAACATTTTACCTGTCAGCCCACACTGGGACACTCAAATGCCAAGAAGGGGGAATCGTTAGTGTTTTGGAAGTCAGTGCTTCACGGACCGcctccacctccctcctgtaagGTCCATAGGGAGCCCTGTGTGCTGCGTACTGTGAAAAAGGAGGGGCCAAACATGGGGAAACAGTTCTTTGTGTGTGGCCGTCCTCAGGGACATGTCTCCAATCCTGAGGCTCGATGTAATTTTTTTGCATGGGTTGATAAGGGGAAGTAA